In the genome of Longimicrobiaceae bacterium, one region contains:
- a CDS encoding HEAT repeat domain-containing protein codes for MQITCEEAFWPRAGVHGERLIELMGMSQEEFSRRFKNSPVKRTKRRGLLRNVAVALGNWGSPEAVPVLEAALEDEEPLVRGHAAWALGRIGTAAAVDALQRRAGCETDEWVLEEIQQAVEEARTCTFEPVAKGSATLRGHSEGEPQTLTN; via the coding sequence GTGCAGATTACCTGCGAGGAGGCTTTCTGGCCGCGGGCGGGGGTGCACGGGGAGCGGCTGATCGAGCTGATGGGGATGTCGCAGGAGGAGTTCTCGCGCAGGTTCAAGAACTCGCCGGTGAAGCGGACCAAGCGGCGCGGGCTGCTGCGCAACGTGGCGGTGGCGCTGGGGAACTGGGGGTCGCCGGAGGCGGTGCCGGTGCTGGAGGCGGCGCTGGAGGATGAGGAGCCGCTGGTTCGGGGGCATGCAGCGTGGGCGCTGGGCCGGATCGGGACGGCGGCGGCGGTGGATGCGCTGCAGCGAAGGGCGGGGTGCGAAACGGATGAGTGGGTGCTGGAGGAGATACAGCAAGCTGTGGAGGAGGCGCGCACCTGCACGTTTGAACCCGTCGCAAAAGGCAGTGCGACGCTCAGGGGGCACTCGGAGGGAGAGCCGCAAACACTAACCAATTGA
- a CDS encoding glycogen debranching N-terminal domain-containing protein yields the protein MEPPQIPPLARSGPDIEVAWRGPSLLIVDTQGWAGGHPLSGYYFRQARFLRSLRFELNGEPPYPCSRAERAPNELEFMYIYPPVERGGGGGSGSGGGEGKHGLLFRDIDLRLLYRVRPASLEVALWITNRWQEEAELNLGWIVDADYASVDEAHFGYREETATVDALPRGGDLIFRYRHPDLPFETHLSASGAEWTASSDRLSASFVLRRQVTHTLGLRIRSVDLVDPLGDAGAQRREERLRHWHRGVARLHAPAEAPLVEITNRALTDLGSLALLEGAEDEWLAPAAGVPLYLTFWARDAVTTAWQAGIFDGGEMLTDVLTFLVRRQGERVDPAHDEQPGRILNQARTDPPSRLGKTPFRSYYADFASPFMFIIGLGYLYVLTGDKERIRDHWAAAQGVLTWAREYGDRDGDGYLEYLTEAELGPTHQGWKDSENAVVDEQGRQVDPPLAPCEVQGYYHASLQYMAALSVVLGERRQGRELWRQASVLKKRFNQDFWMEKEGCIAFGLDARKRPIRALTSNAAHCLPTGIVADEHIPRLVDRLFAPDLFSGWGIRTLSTRNPAYNPLDYHLGSVWPVENASILFGLRRYGLNDRALELARGLYDLARLWPGGRTPECAGGYSRDELAHPGVYPRANHPQTWNQSVFPLLTQSLLGLVPFAPLQLLLVDPILPPWLPELTVEGLRIGDTTATLRFWRDDDGRSRYRVVEKSGKLRVLRQPWLESRSVGIRDRVGPLLRSVLHWKT from the coding sequence ATGGAACCGCCGCAAATCCCGCCGCTCGCCCGAAGTGGCCCCGACATCGAGGTCGCTTGGCGCGGCCCCTCGCTCCTCATCGTCGATACGCAGGGGTGGGCCGGCGGACACCCACTCTCCGGCTACTACTTCCGCCAGGCCCGCTTCCTCCGCTCCCTTCGCTTCGAGCTGAACGGCGAGCCCCCATATCCCTGCTCGCGGGCCGAGCGTGCGCCGAACGAGTTGGAGTTCATGTACATCTACCCGCCGGTCGAGCGCGGCGGTGGCGGCGGGAGCGGATCGGGCGGAGGGGAAGGGAAGCACGGATTGCTCTTCCGCGACATCGACCTCCGCCTCCTCTACCGGGTTCGCCCGGCCTCTCTGGAAGTGGCCTTGTGGATCACCAACCGCTGGCAGGAGGAGGCCGAGCTCAACCTCGGGTGGATCGTCGACGCGGACTACGCGAGCGTCGACGAGGCTCACTTCGGATATCGTGAGGAGACGGCAACCGTCGATGCACTCCCCCGCGGTGGGGATCTGATCTTCCGCTACCGCCATCCTGACCTCCCCTTCGAGACCCACCTCAGCGCGAGCGGAGCGGAGTGGACCGCTTCCAGCGATCGTCTCTCCGCCAGCTTCGTGCTGCGGCGGCAGGTGACGCACACCCTGGGCTTGCGGATCCGTTCGGTGGACCTCGTAGACCCCCTGGGGGATGCCGGCGCGCAGCGGCGCGAGGAGCGGCTCCGGCACTGGCATCGCGGGGTCGCCAGGCTGCACGCGCCGGCCGAGGCGCCGCTGGTCGAGATTACCAACCGTGCACTGACCGACCTCGGCTCTCTCGCGCTGCTCGAGGGCGCGGAGGATGAGTGGCTCGCCCCGGCGGCCGGCGTACCCCTCTACCTGACCTTCTGGGCCAGGGACGCCGTGACCACTGCCTGGCAGGCGGGGATCTTCGACGGCGGTGAGATGCTGACCGATGTGCTCACGTTCCTGGTGCGCCGACAGGGCGAGCGGGTCGACCCCGCCCACGATGAGCAGCCCGGTCGCATCCTCAACCAGGCGAGAACGGATCCCCCCTCGCGGCTGGGGAAGACCCCATTCCGCAGCTACTACGCGGATTTCGCCAGCCCGTTCATGTTCATCATCGGGCTCGGCTACCTCTACGTCCTCACCGGTGACAAGGAGCGCATCCGCGACCACTGGGCGGCGGCTCAGGGCGTTCTCACCTGGGCCCGCGAGTATGGTGATCGCGATGGGGATGGGTATCTGGAATACCTGACCGAAGCCGAGCTGGGGCCGACGCACCAGGGATGGAAGGACAGCGAGAACGCGGTGGTCGATGAGCAAGGACGCCAGGTGGACCCGCCGCTCGCTCCGTGTGAGGTGCAGGGTTACTACCACGCCTCGCTTCAGTACATGGCGGCGCTGTCGGTCGTCCTGGGAGAGCGGAGGCAGGGGCGCGAGCTGTGGCGGCAGGCGAGCGTGCTCAAGAAGCGCTTCAACCAGGATTTCTGGATGGAAAAGGAGGGATGCATCGCCTTCGGGCTCGATGCCCGCAAGCGGCCGATCCGCGCCCTCACCTCGAACGCCGCTCACTGTCTTCCGACCGGGATCGTGGCCGACGAGCACATCCCCCGGCTGGTGGACCGGCTCTTTGCGCCCGACCTCTTTAGCGGGTGGGGGATCCGCACGCTCTCGACCCGCAACCCGGCGTACAATCCGCTCGACTATCACCTCGGCAGCGTGTGGCCGGTCGAGAACGCGAGCATCCTCTTCGGGTTGCGCCGCTACGGCCTGAACGATCGCGCGCTGGAACTGGCGCGTGGGCTGTACGATCTGGCTCGCCTGTGGCCGGGAGGCCGGACCCCGGAATGCGCAGGCGGATACTCCCGTGACGAGCTCGCGCATCCCGGTGTCTATCCGCGCGCGAATCACCCACAGACGTGGAATCAGAGCGTATTTCCGTTGCTCACCCAGTCGTTACTCGGCCTGGTGCCGTTCGCCCCCCTCCAACTCCTGCTGGTGGACCCCATCCTCCCGCCCTGGCTTCCGGAGCTCACCGTGGAGGGGCTGCGCATCGGCGACACGACGGCGACGCTGCGATTCTGGCGCGACGATGACGGTCGATCGCGTTACCGGGTGGTGGAGAAGAGTGGCAAGCTCCGCGTCCTGCGTCAGCCCTGGCTGGAATCCCGGTCGGTGGGCATTCGTGATCGGGTGGGACCCTTGCTGAGGAGCGTCCTACACTGGAAGACGTGA
- a CDS encoding MerR family transcriptional regulator, producing MTLPVQVDLKSRGRTDTLGIGEVARRAGLRTSAIRYYEEAGVLPPPERVHGRRRYAPEAVRLLELIRFAQLAGFTLDEIRTLIHGFRADTPLSERWEALAQAKLRELDERIARAERMKRAVRAGLACGCADVGNCALVPDENG from the coding sequence ATGACGCTACCAGTTCAAGTCGACTTGAAGTCAAGGGGACGGACCGACACCCTCGGCATCGGCGAGGTTGCGCGGAGAGCGGGGTTGAGGACCTCCGCCATTCGCTACTACGAGGAGGCGGGCGTGCTGCCGCCACCGGAGCGGGTTCATGGACGGCGACGCTACGCCCCGGAGGCTGTTCGGCTACTGGAGCTGATTCGCTTCGCCCAGCTGGCGGGGTTCACGCTGGACGAGATCCGCACCCTGATCCACGGCTTCAGGGCGGACACACCTCTGAGCGAACGCTGGGAGGCGCTCGCGCAGGCGAAGCTGCGGGAGCTGGACGAGAGGATCGCGCGGGCGGAGAGGATGAAGCGGGCGGTTCGAGCCGGACTGGCGTGTGGCTGTGCGGACGTGGGGAACTGCGCTCTCGTCCCCGACGAAAATGGCTGA
- a CDS encoding cation-translocating P-type ATPase, translated as MHRVVSGLSRNSVPQSGGDRAAVLTSTISVGGMDCSSCALKVEKALLALAGVEDVRTDLVGERVTVRHVADQIQRGDLVEAVQRLGYRAEEEAPAGEESAGATSSEAGERWWARQGTLTLVVLSGLFWGLALLTGYWPATEWAVPVLALAAVLTGGWRVFPRGWQALRQGALDMNFLMSVAAVGALVIGAYEEGGSLMFLFAVAQLLEARSMGRARNAIRRLMELAPAQAVVIRDGEEVRVPPDRVRPGEVVLVRPGARIPVDGEIVAGASSVNQAPITGEWIPVGKGVGDEVFAGTLNGEGALEIRSTRLASDTTLARIIHSVEEAQATRAPSQTFVDRFAHVYTPLVVGGAVLVGILPPLFGLGVWGEWGYRALVLLVVACPCALVISTPVTVVSALAGAARRGILIKGGLHLENAGRVRAVALDKTGTLTRGEAAVVDVVALDGEDPNDMLALAASVEARSEHPLARAILRHAVSRGIALRAARDASAIVGRGVRAQVDGEEVYAGSARLFEEHGALPAPARRLLDELSTRGQTAVLVASRPVGHRTPPRLRGVIALADEPRPEAADALRELHRAGIRQVVMLTGDHPGTARAVADALGRPGRGLDGVRAGLLPHDKVAAVRELRREHGMILMVGDGVNDAPALAAADVGVAMGAAGTDVALETADIALMSDDLSRLSTTIRLARRAERIIRANIAFALVTKAAFVLLGLLGYATLWMAVLADMGASLLVVLNGLRASWVPPQSPSSASRKSRVPSGPASRSHTGPPAGAASSAKERNGQHFRSLSRKRLSGSRASAGNRKA; from the coding sequence ATGCACAGGGTCGTGAGCGGCCTGTCCCGGAATTCCGTTCCGCAGTCCGGCGGAGACCGAGCGGCGGTCCTGACCAGCACGATCAGCGTCGGCGGAATGGATTGCTCGAGCTGCGCGCTGAAGGTGGAGAAGGCGCTACTAGCGCTCGCGGGCGTGGAGGACGTGCGCACGGATCTCGTCGGCGAGCGGGTCACGGTGCGCCACGTAGCAGACCAGATCCAGCGTGGCGACCTGGTCGAGGCGGTTCAGCGCCTCGGCTATCGCGCGGAGGAGGAGGCGCCGGCGGGGGAGGAGTCGGCGGGCGCGACCTCATCGGAAGCCGGGGAACGGTGGTGGGCGCGCCAGGGCACCCTGACGCTCGTGGTTCTCTCCGGGCTGTTCTGGGGCCTTGCCCTTCTGACCGGCTACTGGCCAGCGACCGAGTGGGCGGTGCCCGTGCTGGCGCTGGCCGCGGTACTCACGGGCGGGTGGAGAGTTTTCCCGCGCGGCTGGCAGGCGCTCCGGCAGGGTGCCCTGGACATGAACTTCCTCATGTCCGTGGCCGCGGTTGGCGCGCTGGTAATCGGCGCCTACGAGGAGGGCGGGTCGCTGATGTTCCTCTTCGCCGTGGCGCAGCTCCTCGAAGCTCGCTCCATGGGCCGCGCGCGCAACGCCATCCGGCGCCTGATGGAGCTGGCCCCCGCGCAGGCCGTGGTGATCCGCGATGGCGAGGAGGTGCGGGTCCCGCCGGACCGGGTGCGGCCGGGTGAAGTGGTGCTGGTGCGTCCCGGCGCCAGGATCCCCGTGGACGGCGAGATCGTGGCCGGCGCTTCGAGTGTAAACCAGGCGCCCATCACCGGAGAATGGATCCCGGTGGGAAAAGGGGTCGGGGACGAAGTCTTCGCCGGCACCCTGAACGGCGAGGGCGCGCTCGAGATCCGCTCGACCCGGCTCGCCTCGGACACCACGCTCGCTCGGATCATCCACTCGGTGGAGGAAGCGCAGGCGACCCGCGCGCCCAGCCAGACCTTCGTGGATCGCTTCGCGCATGTCTACACGCCCCTGGTAGTGGGAGGGGCGGTGCTGGTCGGGATCCTTCCTCCGCTGTTCGGGCTCGGGGTTTGGGGCGAGTGGGGATACCGCGCGCTGGTGCTGCTGGTGGTCGCTTGCCCCTGCGCACTCGTGATCTCCACGCCAGTGACGGTGGTCTCCGCGCTGGCGGGGGCGGCACGGCGCGGGATCCTGATCAAGGGCGGGCTGCACCTGGAGAACGCGGGGCGTGTGCGCGCCGTGGCACTGGACAAGACAGGCACGTTGACGCGGGGGGAAGCCGCGGTCGTCGACGTCGTTGCCCTGGACGGGGAGGACCCCAACGACATGCTGGCGCTGGCCGCATCGGTCGAGGCGCGGAGCGAGCATCCGCTCGCCCGCGCGATCCTGCGCCACGCGGTATCGAGAGGGATCGCACTCCGCGCGGCGCGGGACGCCTCTGCGATCGTCGGCCGCGGCGTCCGCGCCCAGGTGGACGGCGAGGAGGTTTATGCCGGCAGTGCCCGGCTCTTCGAAGAACATGGGGCCCTCCCTGCCCCCGCGCGTCGGTTGCTGGACGAGCTGTCCACGCGCGGCCAGACCGCCGTCCTCGTGGCGAGTCGACCGGTCGGTCATAGGACGCCGCCGCGGCTGCGCGGCGTGATCGCGCTCGCCGACGAGCCCCGCCCTGAGGCCGCCGATGCGCTCCGCGAGCTGCACCGTGCCGGCATCCGGCAGGTGGTCATGCTCACCGGCGACCACCCGGGCACGGCGCGGGCCGTTGCCGACGCCCTGGGCCGACCCGGCCGCGGCCTGGATGGCGTCCGGGCCGGGCTCCTTCCGCACGACAAGGTGGCCGCCGTCCGGGAGCTTCGCCGCGAGCACGGCATGATCCTGATGGTGGGTGACGGCGTCAACGACGCGCCCGCGCTGGCCGCGGCCGACGTGGGCGTGGCCATGGGCGCAGCGGGGACCGACGTGGCCCTGGAGACCGCCGACATCGCCCTCATGTCCGACGATCTCTCCAGACTCTCCACCACCATCCGGCTGGCGCGCAGGGCAGAGCGGATCATCCGCGCGAACATCGCCTTCGCGCTGGTCACCAAGGCGGCGTTCGTGCTCCTGGGGCTGCTCGGCTACGCCACGCTCTGGATGGCCGTCCTCGCCGACATGGGAGCGAGCCTGCTGGTGGTGCTGAACGGCCTGCGGGCGTCCTGGGTTCCTCCTCAGAGCCCGAGCTCGGCATCCAGAAAGTCCCGGGTTCCTTCCGGACCCGCGAGCCGCAGCCACACCGGGCCACCAGCCGGCGCGGCTTCGAGCGCAAAGGAGAGGAACGGGCAGCACTTCCGCTCGTTGAGCAGGAAGCGGCTCAGCGGTTCGAGGGCGTCCGCCGGAAACCGGAAGGCATAG
- a CDS encoding metalloregulator ArsR/SmtB family transcription factor → MAPPSRHMLTTEFARSLALKAKLFRGFSDPSRLAIVESLRVEPRSVTEIVEITGLSQPNASNHLACLLDCGLVTREQRGRFAFYRLADERVGALLTVADEILSDVAHGVYVCPRYESPGEDAA, encoded by the coding sequence ATGGCCCCTCCGTCCAGGCATATGCTCACCACCGAGTTCGCCCGGTCACTCGCCCTCAAAGCCAAGCTCTTCCGCGGGTTCTCCGACCCCTCCCGGCTGGCGATCGTGGAGTCTTTGCGGGTGGAACCGCGGAGCGTGACCGAGATCGTGGAGATCACCGGCCTCTCCCAGCCGAATGCCTCCAATCACCTGGCTTGTCTGCTGGACTGCGGGTTGGTGACGCGCGAGCAACGGGGGCGCTTCGCCTTCTACAGGTTGGCGGACGAGCGGGTCGGTGCGCTGCTCACGGTGGCGGACGAGATCCTCAGCGACGTCGCGCACGGCGTGTACGTCTGCCCCCGATACGAGTCGCCGGGTGAGGATGCGGCTTGA
- a CDS encoding FAD-dependent monooxygenase, with the protein MQEERVLIVGGGMAGLSLANALSQRGLSAEVVERADGPDSRGAGQYLVGLATRALGALGVADAARELGQVIRTQTFLDSGGAPLAEIDVESYWAGCGFCLGIEHARLHRLLLERVPAGAVRFGVSVQALHQENDRVLVNFTDGTEGSYSLVIGADGIRSVVRSLALGGAEPRFRGQVGWRFLAPCPPEIVGWTVFLGRSGAFLLVPIGGGRAYCYADQMVAQADADPVEGRVERLRELFSEYPSPVPEVLAGLDPSEQIHRAAIEEVVLDAWGRGRVLLIGDAAHAMSPNMACGCAMALEDGLVLADQIEHTGIHVGIAAAFHHRRAPRVDWLRKQTNQRDRVRSLPPAIRNALLRRLAERTYRANYQPLLAIP; encoded by the coding sequence ATGCAGGAAGAACGGGTGCTCATCGTGGGCGGTGGCATGGCTGGACTCTCACTGGCAAATGCACTGAGCCAGCGCGGCCTGTCCGCCGAGGTAGTCGAACGCGCTGATGGCCCGGATAGCCGGGGCGCCGGGCAGTACCTGGTGGGTCTGGCCACGCGAGCTCTCGGTGCGTTGGGGGTCGCCGACGCCGCGCGGGAGCTCGGCCAGGTGATCCGCACGCAGACGTTCCTCGACTCCGGGGGCGCTCCGCTCGCGGAGATCGACGTGGAGAGCTACTGGGCTGGTTGCGGCTTCTGCCTGGGGATCGAGCACGCCCGGCTGCACCGCCTGTTGCTCGAGCGAGTCCCCGCGGGCGCGGTGCGCTTCGGCGTGTCGGTTCAGGCGCTCCATCAGGAGAACGACCGGGTTCTGGTGAATTTCACGGACGGGACTGAGGGCTCCTATAGCCTGGTCATTGGCGCGGACGGCATCCGGTCGGTCGTGCGCTCGCTCGCGCTCGGCGGGGCGGAGCCGCGCTTCCGCGGACAGGTGGGGTGGCGCTTTCTGGCCCCCTGTCCGCCGGAGATCGTCGGGTGGACGGTGTTCCTCGGGCGCTCGGGCGCGTTCCTCCTGGTGCCGATCGGCGGTGGCCGTGCTTACTGCTATGCGGACCAGATGGTCGCTCAAGCGGACGCCGACCCGGTGGAGGGACGGGTGGAACGGTTGCGTGAGCTATTCAGCGAGTATCCTTCGCCGGTGCCGGAAGTTCTCGCCGGTCTCGATCCTTCCGAGCAGATCCACCGCGCGGCCATCGAAGAAGTGGTACTGGATGCCTGGGGGCGGGGGAGGGTGCTGCTCATAGGCGACGCCGCGCACGCCATGTCGCCCAACATGGCCTGCGGATGCGCGATGGCGCTCGAGGACGGCCTCGTGCTGGCCGACCAGATCGAGCACACCGGGATTCACGTCGGCATCGCTGCCGCCTTCCACCACCGACGTGCCCCGCGCGTGGATTGGTTGCGCAAGCAGACGAACCAGCGCGACCGGGTGCGAAGCCTCCCGCCCGCGATCCGCAACGCCCTGCTGCGGCGTCTGGCCGAACGAACCTATCGGGCGAACTACCAGCCGCTATTGGCCATTCCCTAG
- a CDS encoding MFS transporter — protein MLGALPAGFFGIRVGRRMSILFGFALLAACLAALDRVTQIGQAMPLLLLASAAWTFPTVNAYPLFVEPVPPSLRGVLASLYLLCMGLGGAVGDPLNGMLFDLLGGYGPLFLVMATYAVLALLAVMMIPPGTGEAEAGDSSA, from the coding sequence GTGCTCGGCGCACTTCCGGCCGGGTTCTTCGGTATCCGCGTCGGTCGGAGGATGTCGATCCTCTTCGGCTTCGCGCTCCTCGCCGCGTGCCTGGCCGCGCTGGACCGGGTGACGCAGATCGGACAGGCAATGCCGCTACTGCTGCTCGCTTCAGCCGCCTGGACCTTCCCCACCGTGAACGCCTACCCGCTCTTCGTGGAGCCCGTACCCCCCTCGCTGCGTGGTGTTCTGGCTTCGCTCTACCTGCTGTGCATGGGACTGGGCGGCGCCGTCGGTGATCCGCTCAACGGCATGCTGTTCGACTTGCTCGGGGGCTACGGCCCGCTCTTCCTGGTGATGGCAACCTACGCCGTCCTCGCGCTCCTGGCTGTGATGATGATCCCACCTGGGACGGGAGAGGCGGAGGCGGGGGATTCAAGCGCGTGA
- a CDS encoding MFS transporter: protein MDRRPMLESLSAAENQAATVPLAPPLGKRHRSSLGGMVLASLGMALLPASASVGLAVLIAALVLLYTGINLQRSPFQALIADAVPSRDRSLATASVAFQMCVGAIAFLMLGRLLGMTPAFVTAGVTILAIAVALRVGVREPTGGTSGAEVSFASLARATWATLRGAVSSMRAIFLAVLLLQLTFQTFTTWFALHATERFGLRRRRPRWASLPGRSAECSAHFRPGSSVSASVGGCRSSSASRSSPRAWPRWTG from the coding sequence GTGGATCGCCGTCCGATGCTCGAATCGCTCTCCGCTGCTGAAAATCAGGCAGCGACGGTTCCGCTTGCGCCCCCGCTCGGCAAGCGACATCGTTCCAGCTTGGGAGGGATGGTGCTCGCCTCCCTCGGCATGGCGCTGCTCCCGGCCTCCGCGAGCGTGGGGCTCGCCGTCCTGATCGCCGCTCTGGTGCTGCTCTACACCGGGATCAACCTGCAGCGATCTCCCTTCCAGGCACTGATCGCCGACGCGGTCCCCTCCCGCGATCGCTCCCTGGCAACGGCGTCGGTGGCCTTCCAGATGTGCGTCGGCGCAATCGCTTTCCTCATGCTCGGCCGGCTCCTGGGCATGACCCCGGCATTCGTGACGGCCGGAGTGACGATCCTCGCAATCGCTGTGGCGCTGCGCGTCGGCGTGCGAGAGCCAACCGGGGGCACGTCCGGCGCCGAGGTCTCCTTCGCTTCCCTTGCTCGGGCAACGTGGGCGACGCTGCGGGGCGCCGTCTCGAGCATGCGCGCCATCTTCCTGGCCGTGCTGCTCCTCCAGCTCACCTTCCAGACCTTCACCACCTGGTTCGCCCTGCACGCCACGGAGCGCTTCGGATTACGCCGGAGGAGGCCACGCTGGGCTTCATTGCCTGGGCGGTCGGCGGAGTGCTCGGCGCACTTCCGGCCGGGTTCTTCGGTATCCGCGTCGGTCGGAGGATGTCGATCCTCTTCGGCTTCGCGCTCCTCGCCGCGTGCCTGGCCGCGCTGGACCGGGTGA
- the ilvD gene encoding dihydroxy-acid dehydratase — MPSYRSRTTTHGRNMAGARALWRATGMKDDDFGKPIIAIANSFTQFVPGHVHLKDVGQMVAEEIARAGGVAKEFNTIAVDDGIAMGHSGMLYSLPSRELIADAVEYMVNAHCADALVCISNCDKITPGMLMAALRLNIPVVFVSGGPMEAGKTRLASGDVKLDLIDAMIQAADSSVSDEDLAEIERSACPTCGSCSGMFTANSMNCLTEALGLSLPGNGSLLATHVARKELFLEAARLIVGLARRYYEQDDGSVLPRSIATRDAFENAMSLDIAMGGSTNTVLHLLAAAQEAEVDFTMADIDRLSRRVPNLCKVAPATNRYHMEDVHRAGGVMAILGELDRAGLIHRDVRTVHTPTMGQALDDWDVARPTALGDALQRYLAGPGGIRTQQAFSQQSYWPALDLDRANGCIRDVEHAYSPDGGLAVLFGNLAPKGCIVKTAGVAEENLVFQGTARITESQEEAVDAILSGRIQAGDVVIVRYEGPKGGPGMQEMLYPTSYIKSVGLGKSCALITDGRFSGGTSGLSIGHVSPEAAEGGNIALVEEGDVIEIDIPRRTIHIAISDAELAERRERMLERGADAWKPANRQRQVSAALRAYAALTTSADRGAVRDLSQLEQREPVGAPGEPQFAV; from the coding sequence ATGCCCAGCTATCGTTCACGCACTACGACCCATGGCCGGAACATGGCCGGCGCCCGTGCGCTCTGGCGCGCGACGGGAATGAAGGACGATGACTTCGGGAAGCCGATCATCGCCATCGCGAACTCCTTCACGCAGTTCGTGCCCGGCCACGTCCACCTCAAGGACGTGGGTCAGATGGTGGCGGAAGAGATCGCGCGGGCGGGTGGCGTCGCGAAGGAGTTCAACACGATCGCGGTCGACGACGGCATCGCCATGGGCCACTCCGGGATGCTCTACTCCCTCCCGTCGCGGGAGCTCATCGCGGACGCCGTCGAATACATGGTCAACGCGCACTGCGCAGACGCGCTGGTGTGCATCTCCAACTGCGACAAGATCACCCCGGGCATGCTGATGGCCGCCCTGCGACTGAACATTCCGGTGGTCTTTGTGTCCGGTGGTCCGATGGAGGCGGGCAAAACGCGGCTGGCCTCCGGCGACGTGAAACTGGACCTGATCGACGCGATGATCCAGGCGGCCGACTCCAGCGTCAGCGACGAAGACCTGGCCGAGATCGAGCGCTCGGCATGCCCGACCTGCGGATCGTGCTCGGGCATGTTCACGGCCAACTCGATGAACTGCCTGACCGAGGCGCTGGGGCTCTCCCTGCCGGGCAACGGCTCGCTGCTGGCCACGCACGTCGCCCGTAAGGAGCTCTTCCTGGAGGCGGCCCGGCTGATCGTGGGCCTGGCGCGCCGGTACTACGAGCAGGACGACGGTTCGGTCCTGCCCCGCTCGATCGCCACGCGAGATGCTTTCGAGAACGCGATGTCGCTGGACATCGCCATGGGTGGATCAACCAACACCGTGCTCCACCTGCTCGCCGCGGCACAGGAGGCCGAGGTCGATTTCACCATGGCCGACATCGATCGCCTCTCCCGCCGCGTGCCGAACCTCTGCAAGGTCGCACCGGCCACCAACCGGTACCACATGGAGGACGTCCATCGCGCCGGCGGCGTGATGGCGATCCTTGGTGAGCTGGACCGCGCCGGCCTGATCCATCGCGATGTCCGCACCGTGCACACGCCGACAATGGGCCAGGCACTCGACGACTGGGACGTGGCGCGCCCGACCGCGCTCGGAGATGCGCTGCAGCGCTACCTCGCCGGCCCCGGGGGAATTCGGACGCAGCAGGCGTTCAGCCAGCAGTCCTACTGGCCGGCGCTCGACCTAGACCGGGCAAACGGATGCATCCGCGACGTGGAGCACGCCTACTCGCCCGACGGTGGGCTGGCGGTGCTGTTCGGCAACCTCGCTCCCAAGGGCTGCATCGTGAAGACCGCTGGCGTTGCGGAGGAGAATCTCGTCTTCCAGGGCACCGCTCGCATCACCGAGAGCCAGGAGGAGGCGGTCGACGCGATCCTATCCGGTCGGATTCAGGCTGGGGACGTGGTGATCGTACGCTACGAGGGCCCCAAGGGAGGTCCGGGCATGCAGGAGATGTTGTATCCGACCAGCTACATCAAGTCGGTGGGGCTGGGTAAGTCCTGTGCTCTCATCACCGACGGGCGCTTCTCCGGCGGAACCAGCGGCCTCAGCATCGGCCACGTGAGCCCGGAAGCCGCCGAAGGCGGCAACATCGCCCTGGTGGAGGAGGGGGACGTCATCGAGATCGACATCCCGCGACGCACGATCCACATCGCCATCTCCGATGCCGAGCTGGCCGAGCGCCGCGAGCGTATGCTGGAGCGCGGGGCGGATGCGTGGAAGCCGGCGAACCGGCAACGGCAGGTGTCGGCGGCGCTCAGAGCCTACGCGGCGCTGACCACCAGCGCGGATCGCGGAGCCGTGCGCGACCTGTCCCAGCTGGAGCAACGGGAGCCGGTCGGCGCGCCCGGCGAGCCTCAGTTCGCGGTCTGA